From Salvelinus namaycush isolate Seneca chromosome 2, SaNama_1.0, whole genome shotgun sequence, one genomic window encodes:
- the LOC120065276 gene encoding catalase-like — MDEDRGKASDQMKLWKEGRSAQRPDNLTTGAGHPIGDKLNIMTAGPRGPLLVQDTPFIDEMAHFDRERIPERVVHAKGGGAFGYFEVTHDISRYCKAKVFEHVGKTTPIAIRFSTVAGESGSADTVRDPRGFAVKFYTDEGNWDLTGNNTPIFFIRDAMLFPSFVHSQKRNPQTHLKDPDMVWDFWSLRPECMHQVSFLFSDRGLPDGFRHMNGYGSHTFKLVNAERQPVYCKFHYKTNQGIKNLKPEDAERLASTDPDYAIRDLYTSIANGKFPSWSFYIQVMTFDQAEKFQWNPFDLTKVWSHKEYPLIPVGRLVLNRNPANYFAEIEQLAFDPSNMPPGIEPSPDKMLQGRLFSYPDTHRHRLGTNYLQLPVNCPFRTRVSNYQRDGPMCMFDNQAGAPNYFPNSFSAPETQRQHVETRFKVSPDVGRYNSADDDNVTQVRTFFTEVLNEAERQRLCQNMAGALKGAQVFIQKRWVQNLMTVHADYGNGVQTLLNNTEPTKDTVRVYTRGGASTIAASSKM, encoded by the exons ATGGACGAGGATAGAGGGAAAGCATCAGACCAAATGAAGCTATGGAAAGAGGGCCGAAGCGCTcag AGGCCAGACAACCTGACCACTGGGGCTGGTCACCCGATAGGGGACAAGTTGAATATAATGACAGCAGGTCCCCGGGGGCCCCTCCTAGTGCAGGACACCCCGTTCATAGACGAGATGGCCCACTTTGACCGCGAGCGCATCCCAGAGAGGGTGGTGCATGCCAAGGGAGGCG GAGCGTTTGGGTACTTTGAGGTGACACATGACATCTCTCGCTACTGCAAGGCCAAGGTGTTTGAGCATGTGGGCAAGACCACACCTATCGCCATTCGCTTCTCCACCGTGG CTGGGGAATCGGGTTCAGCTGACACAGTGCGAGACCCACGTGGCTTTGCAGTTAAGTTCTACACTGACGAGGGCAACTGGGACCTTACTGGCAACAACACCCCCATCTTCTTTATCAGGGACGCCATGCTG TTCCCATCCTTTGTCCACTCTCAGAAGCGCAACCCCCAGACTCACCTGAAGGACCCAGACATGGTGTGGGACTTCTGGAGCCTGCGGCCTGAGTGTATGCATCAG GTGTCCTTCCTGTTCAGTGACCGTGGTCTGCCCGACGGCTTCCGCCACATGAATGGCTACGGATCCCACACCTTCAAGCTGGTCAACGCCGAGCGTCAGCCCGTCTACTGCAAGTTCCACTACAAG aCCAACCAGGGTATCAAGAATTTGAAGCCTGAGGACGCCGAGCGCCTGGCCTCCACCGACCCGGACTACGCCATCCGAGACCTTTACACCTCCATCGCCAACGGGAAATTCCCCTCCTGGTCATTCTACATCCAGGTCATGACCTTTGACCAGGCCGAGAAGTTCCAGTGGAACCCCTTTGACCTGACCAAG GTGTGGTCTCACAAGGAGTACCCCCTCATTCCCGTGGGGAGGTTGGTGCTCAACAGAAACCCTGCCAACTACTTTGCTGAGATCGAGCAGCTGGCCTTTGACCCCAGCAATATGCCCCCTGGCATCGAGCCCAGCCCCGACAAGATGCTGCAGGGGCGTCTGTTCTCCTACCCAGACACACACCGACACCGGCTGGGAACCAACTACCTGCAGCTGCCCGTCAACTGCCCCTTCAGGACCCGTGTGTCCAACTACCAGCGAGACGGGCCCATGTGCATGTTCGACAACCAGGCTGGCGCTCCCAACTACTTCCCCAACAGCTTCAGTGCCCCAGAGACCCAACGACAGCATGTGGAAACCAGGTTTAAGGTGTCCCCAGATGTGGGCCGCTACAACAGCGCTGACGATGATAATGTCACACAG GTGCGTACCTTCTTCACCGAGGTGCTGAATGAGGCGGAGCGCCAGAGGCTCTGTCAGAACATGGCTGGTGCCCTGAAGGGAGCCCAAGTCTTCATCCAGAAACGCTGG GTTCAGAATCTGATGACTGTGCATGCAGACTATGGGAACGGGGTTCAGACCCTACTCAACAACACTGAGCCCACGAAG gaCACTGTGAGAGTGTACACCCGTGGAGGTGCCTCTACCATCGCTGCCTCCTCCAAGATGTGA
- the LOC120022526 gene encoding opsin-5-like: MSVNNAFQVANIPWRNNNFTMSNKDPPFSDQGETIIGIYLLVLGWMSWFGNSIVIFVLYKQRVSLQPTDYLTFNLAISDASISVFGYSRGILEIFNVFRDSGYLVNSIWTCQVDGFFTLVFGLSSINTLTVISVTRYIKGCHQSQAHCITNTTIGMCLIFIWSGAVFWSAAPLLGWGSYTDRGYGTCEIDWAKANYSTVYKSYIISILIFCFLVPVLVMLFTYVSIINTVKRGNAMAAEGDLTDRQRKIERDVTIVSIVICTAFILAWSPYAVVSMWSACGFHVPSLTSIFTRLFAKSASFYNPLIYFGLSSKFRKDVAILLPCTGDGKDTVKLKRFKPKGEAHQGPGRGNGLKAPPHHQKEMKEMKYAPGNPYPLTATKAAPSPDSGVESPPCTPPANKEMYFIEVPLIEVPHLSDGPEWECDRL, translated from the exons ATGTCAGTCAATAATGCTTTTCAAGTGGCTAACATTCCATGGAGGAATAACAATTTTACCATGTCGAATAAAGACCCACCTTTCTCGGATCAAGGGGAGACCATTATAGGAATATACCTGCTGGTGCTAG GTTGGATGTCGTGGTTCGGCAACAGTATCGTGATCTTCGTCCTGTACAAGCAGCGTGTGTCACTGCAGCCCACGGACTATCTGACCTTTAACCTGGCCATCTCCGACGCTAGTATTTCCGTCTTCGGCTACTCCCGGGGGATCCTGGAGATCTTCAATGTGTTCCGGGACAGCGGATACCTGGTTAACTCCATCTGGACATGCCAG GTGGACGGCTTCTTCACCTTGGTCTTTGGCCTCAGCAGCATCAATACTTTGACTGTCATCAGTGTCACAAGATACATCAAGGGATGCCATCAGAGTCAAG CTCACTGCATAACCAACACAACCATAGGCATGTGCCTAATATTCATCTGGTCAGGGGCTGTGTTCTGGTCGGCAGCGCCCCTTCTGGGCTGGGGGAGTTACACAG ATCGTGGATATGGAACGTGTGAAATCGACTGGGCCAAAGCCAACTACTCCACCGTCTACAAGTCCTACATCATCTCCATCCTCATCTTCTGCTTCTTGGTCCCCGTGCTGGTCATGCTCTTCACCTACGTGTCCATCATCAACACAGTGAAGAGAGGCAACGCCATGGCCGCTGAGGGAGACCTGACGGACAGGCAGAGGAAGATTGAAAGGGACGTCACCATT GTATCCATTGTCATCTGCACAGCATTCATCCTGGCGTGGTCGCCGTACGCCGTGGTCTCCATGTGGTCGGCCTGTGGCTTCCATGTACCCAGCCTCACCAGCATCTTCACCCGCCTCTTTGCCAAGTCGGCCAGCTTCTACAACCCGCTCATCTACTTCGGCCTCAGCTCCAAGTTCCGCAAGGACGTCGCCATCTTGCTGCCTTGCACCGGCGATGGCAAGGACACGGTCAAGCTCAAGCGTTTTAAGCCGAAAGGCGAGGCTCACCAGGGCCCCGGAAGAGGCAATGGACTCAAAGCACCTCCTCATCACCAGAAGGAGATGAAGGAGATGAAGTATGCCCCTGGAAATCCGTATCCGCTCACGGCGACTAAGGCTGCCCCAAGCCCAGATTCGGGAGTGGAGAGCCCCCCCTGTACTCCTCCCGCCAACAAGGAGATGTACTTTATCGAGGTGCCCCTTATCGAGGTGCCCCATCTGTCTGATGGGCCAGAGTGGGAATGTGACAGACTCTAA